The DNA sequence TTTTTCGGGAAAGACCTTTGTCATCAAGTACGGCGGTCATGCCATGGCGGACGAAAGGCTGAAGGCCTCGTTCGCCCTGGATGTGATCATGCTCAAGTCCCTGGGGATCAACGCGGTCATCGTGCACGGCGGCGGCCCTCAGATCAACCAGACCCTCAAGCGCTACGGGATCGTCTCCGAATTTGTCCGCGGCATGCGGGTCACCGACGCGGAAACCATGTCGGTGGTGGAGATGGTACTGGTGGGCCAGGTGAACAAGGAGGTCGTCGGCTACCTGAACCAGCACGGCGGCCGGGCCGTCGGCCTCTCCGGCAAGGACGGCACCCTGCTGTTGTCCAAGAAGATGCTCCAGGAGGTCAAGGCGGAGGACGGCTCCCGCGAGTTGGTGGACATCGGCTATGTGGGGGATGTGGTCAAGGTCAACACCGACCTGATCAGGACCCTGGAGAGCGGGAAATACCTGCCGGTGATCGCCCCGGTGGGGGTCGGACCGGAGGGGGAGAGCTACAACATCAACGCCGACCTGGTGGCCGGCCGGGTGGCGGCCGCCCTGAACGCCGAGAAACTGATCCTGTTGACCGATATCGAAGGGGTCAAGGACAAGAACGGCACGCTGCTGGGCAGCATCGCCGTGGCCGGCATGCACCGCCTGATCGAGGAAGAGGCCATTACCGGCGGCATGATCCCCAAGGTGGTCTGCTGCGCCGACGCCCTGAACGAAGGGGTCAAAAAGGCCCATATCATCGATGGCCGGGTGGAGCACGCCGTGTTGCTGGAGATCTTCACCGACGGCGGCATCGGCACGGAGATCGTGAAATGAAACCTGAATCCGTGACGCCTCCATGCCTCCGCTGGTCCGGAAGGCCTCTGCCTTTGCCTTTGAAGAGTTTGCGACGATCAGGCGGGGTGCCAGCCACGTGAGTGATCTGTTGCGGCAAGGCGGCGTGCGGGCTCCGGCTCTTCCGGACACTATGGCATTCCGCCGTCACGAATTCAGGTACAGGGCCAAATAAACGCTTTTCATAGATTGGAAACGCAATGAACACACAACAATGGATAGAAAAGTCGGACAAATACATCATGAGGACCTACGGACGCTACCCCATCGTGCCGGTCAAGGGGCAGGGGTGCCGGCTGTGGGATGCCGACGGCAAGGAGTATCTGGACTTCCTGGGCGGGGTCGCGGTCAACAACCTGGGGCACTGCCATCCCGCGGTCGTCGCCGCCCTGCAAAAACAGGCCGCCGAACTGATCCACTGCTCCAACTATTACCAGATCCCGCAGCAGATCGAACTGGCCGAGTTGTTGTGCAGCCATTCCTTTGCCGACAAGGCCTTTTTCTGCAACTCCGGGGCTGAGGCCAACGAGGCGGCCATCAAGCTGGCCCGCAAGTACAGCCGGGACAAGTTCGGCCCCGAACGCTACGAGATCATTACCGCCGCCGAGTCGTTCCACGGCCGCACCATGGCGACCGTTTCCGCCACCGGCCAGGAGAAGGTGCAGCGTTTCTTCGATCCGCTGCTGCACGGCTTCAAGCACGTCCCCTTCAACGATGTCGCCGCCCTGGAGGCGGCCGTCACGCCCAACACCTGCGCCGTCATGCTGGAGCCGATCCAGGGGGAGGGGGGCGTCAATGTGCCCTCGCCCGGCTATTTCCGTGAGGTGCGCCGCATCTGCGACCAGCACGGCCTGATCCTGATCTTCGACGAGGTGCAGGTGGGCATGGGACGTACCGGCAAGCTCTTCGCCTACGAGCACTTCGACGTGCTCCCCGATATCATGACCCTGGCCAAGGCCCTGGCCGGCGGTGCGCCCATCGGCACCATGCTGGCCCGGGACGAGTTTGCCGCCGCCTTTGTGCCCGGCACCCACGGCTCCACCTTCGGCGGCAACCCGCTGGTCTGCGCGGCGGCCATCGCCACGGTACGCACCATCCTGGAAGAGGGGATTCTCAACCGCACCGAGGAGATCGGCGAGTACCTGCTGGGCGAGTTGACCGCCCTGGGAAAGAAGTACCCCTTTGTCAAGGAGGTACGCGGCATCGGCCTGATGATCGGCATGGGGCTGACGATCCCCGGCGCCGAGATCGTCAAGAAGGGGCACAGCCGTGGCCTGCTGCTCAACGTGACCCATGACACGGTGCTGCGTTTCGTGCCGCCCTTGGTGGTGACCAAACAGGAAATAACGCAAATGATAGCGATCCTCGACGGCATTTTTGCCGAGGTCGGGGCTTAGGGACTCGGAACGTGCCAATATACCGTTTTTGCATCTCGTCTTTAGGCCATCTTTGCCGCTCCCTCAATCGTAAAATCCTCAGCGTAGCTCTGGCTACGCCTACGGTTTTACTCAATCGGGAACGACAAATCTGACCTAAATCTGAGCGCAAAAAAAACGGCACATCGACAAATTCCAAGTCCCATAAACGGAGGAAATAATGGCGCGGCACTTTCTGGCGTTGCACGATTACAACAAGGCGGAACTCGACGGCATGCTGACCCTGGCGCGGGAGCTGAAGGAGAAGCAGCAACAGGGCGTCCCCCACCGGCTTCTGGACGGCAAGGCCCTGGCCATGATCTTCGAGAAGTCTTCCACCCGGACCCGCATCTCCTTCGAGGTGGGGATGTTCCAACTGGGGGGCCACGGCCTCTTCATCTCCAACCGTGACTCCCAGATCGGGCGCGGCGAGCCGATCAGGGACACGGCTCGGGTCATGTCCCGCTACTGCGACGGCGTGATGATCCGTACCTTCGGCCAGGAGATCGTGGACGAATTCGCCCGCTACGCCTCCGTGCCGGTCATCAACGGCCTGACCGACCTGTTCCATCCCTGCCAGATCATGGCCGACCTGCTGACGGTCGTGGAACACAAGGGCGCCTACGAGGGGCTGAAGTTCGCCTGGGTGGGGGACGGCAACAACATGGCCAACACCTGGATCGAGGCGGCGGCCATCTTCGGCTTCGACCTGGCCCTGGCCTGCCCGGCCGGCTACCGGCCGGACCAGGCGGTGCTGGCCTGGGCCGATGCCAAGGCCCCGGGCAGGATCATTGTGACGGACGACCCGAAGGCGGCGGTGAGAGATGCCGACGTGCTCAACACCGATGTGTGGGCCAGCATGGGGCAGGAGTCTGAGCAGAAGGAGCGGGAACGGGCCTTTGCCGGCTACTGCCTGGATGACGCCCTGCTGGCCCTGGCCAAGCCGGACGCAGTCGTCCTGCACTGCCTCCCCGCCCACCGCGGCGAGGAGATCTCTGATTCGGTCATCGAGGGGAAGAACTCGGTGGTGTGGGACGAGGCCGAGAACCGGTTGCATGTGCAGAAGGCGATCATGGCCACGCTCATGAAGTAGAAACGCCGCTTTTCCGCCATGCCGGCGTTGCCCTGCGGGAACTCCTTGTGCGACGTGGCGCTGCCACGTTTCCGCGGGTTCCCTTGGGCGCCTTGGCCTGACGAAAAATCGACGCTTCTTGGGGAAATACAACTACACCCCTTTGGGAAATTCATACAAACCTGTCAAAGGAGAACCACAACATGGCAAAAACTCAGAAGCAGGAAATCAAGAAGATCGTCCTGGCCTACTCGGGCGGCCTGGATACCTCCATCATCCTCAAATGGCTCAAGAACGAGTACGGCTGCAAGGTGGTCGCCTTTTCCGCCGACCTGGGGCAGGGGGACGAACTGGCGCCGATCCGCGAGAAGGCCCTGGCCACCGGTGCCGACAAGGTCTACATCGACGACCTGCGGGAAGAGTTCGTGCGGGATTTCGTATTCCCCATGTTCCGCGCCAGCGCCATCTACGAGGGGCATTACCTGTTGGGGACCTCCATCGCCCGGCCGCTGATCGCCAAGCGCCAGATGGAGATCGCCGCCAAGGAGAAATGCGACGCCGTCTCCCACGGCGCCACCGGCAAGGGGAACGACCAGGTCCGTTTCGAGCTGGCCTACTACCACTTCGACCCGGCCATCAAGGTCGTGGCCCCCTGGCGCGAGTGGGATCTGAACAGCCGCCAGGCCCTGATCGAATACGCCAAGAAGAACGGCATCCCGATCCCGGTCACCAAGAAGCGCCCCTGGTCCTCGGACCGCAATATGCTCCACATCTCCTTCGAGGGGGGCATCCTGGAGGATACCTGGGCCGAGGCGCCCGAAGAGATGTACGTATTGACCACCTCGCCGGA is a window from the Oryzomonas sagensis genome containing:
- a CDS encoding argininosuccinate synthase; the protein is MAKTQKQEIKKIVLAYSGGLDTSIILKWLKNEYGCKVVAFSADLGQGDELAPIREKALATGADKVYIDDLREEFVRDFVFPMFRASAIYEGHYLLGTSIARPLIAKRQMEIAAKEKCDAVSHGATGKGNDQVRFELAYYHFDPAIKVVAPWREWDLNSRQALIEYAKKNGIPIPVTKKRPWSSDRNMLHISFEGGILEDTWAEAPEEMYVLTTSPEKAPNKPQYVEIEFKNGNAVAVDGEQMTPAQLLAHLNYLGGQHGIGRVDLLENRSVGMKSRGVYETPGGTILREAHSAVEQITMDREVLRIRDSLIPEYARQVYGGYWFSPERQMLQTLIDDSQKCVNGVARVKLYKGLCRTVGRKSDTDSLFNLDFATFEKDQVYNQADAEGFIRINSLRLRIRSLMQANRKK
- the argF gene encoding ornithine carbamoyltransferase, which encodes MARHFLALHDYNKAELDGMLTLARELKEKQQQGVPHRLLDGKALAMIFEKSSTRTRISFEVGMFQLGGHGLFISNRDSQIGRGEPIRDTARVMSRYCDGVMIRTFGQEIVDEFARYASVPVINGLTDLFHPCQIMADLLTVVEHKGAYEGLKFAWVGDGNNMANTWIEAAAIFGFDLALACPAGYRPDQAVLAWADAKAPGRIIVTDDPKAAVRDADVLNTDVWASMGQESEQKERERAFAGYCLDDALLALAKPDAVVLHCLPAHRGEEISDSVIEGKNSVVWDEAENRLHVQKAIMATLMK
- a CDS encoding acetylornithine transaminase, with translation MNTQQWIEKSDKYIMRTYGRYPIVPVKGQGCRLWDADGKEYLDFLGGVAVNNLGHCHPAVVAALQKQAAELIHCSNYYQIPQQIELAELLCSHSFADKAFFCNSGAEANEAAIKLARKYSRDKFGPERYEIITAAESFHGRTMATVSATGQEKVQRFFDPLLHGFKHVPFNDVAALEAAVTPNTCAVMLEPIQGEGGVNVPSPGYFREVRRICDQHGLILIFDEVQVGMGRTGKLFAYEHFDVLPDIMTLAKALAGGAPIGTMLARDEFAAAFVPGTHGSTFGGNPLVCAAAIATVRTILEEGILNRTEEIGEYLLGELTALGKKYPFVKEVRGIGLMIGMGLTIPGAEIVKKGHSRGLLLNVTHDTVLRFVPPLVVTKQEITQMIAILDGIFAEVGA
- the argB gene encoding acetylglutamate kinase, yielding MEHLIGKANTLMEALPYIRRFSGKTFVIKYGGHAMADERLKASFALDVIMLKSLGINAVIVHGGGPQINQTLKRYGIVSEFVRGMRVTDAETMSVVEMVLVGQVNKEVVGYLNQHGGRAVGLSGKDGTLLLSKKMLQEVKAEDGSRELVDIGYVGDVVKVNTDLIRTLESGKYLPVIAPVGVGPEGESYNINADLVAGRVAAALNAEKLILLTDIEGVKDKNGTLLGSIAVAGMHRLIEEEAITGGMIPKVVCCADALNEGVKKAHIIDGRVEHAVLLEIFTDGGIGTEIVK